CCGCTCCCCTCACTAGAATGCTAGGTACACCCCAATTACTCCATCCCGATCTTAATGGCCATCTGTCTCAAGCCATGCACCAGGATATGGCTTCCAATGTACCAGTTGCCTACATTACACAAGACACGAGAAAAAACTTTTAACACCACCAAAATCAGAAAATACATATAAAAATATTTTCATACATATGACCTCGAGCCAAAGTGGTTGACGAAAGTGTAATGGACCTCGGTGTCGATAGAGTCGGTGTAGCCCCTCGAGCTCGGCGATGGAGGTAATTCATCATGGGCATTGATGCCGAAGGTGTCGACGAAGGCTCTCGAGCCGTTGTAGTGGGTGAAGATGATGGCGAAGGCCCTCTTGCTGAAGTGTTGGCGAAGGCGAGTCGTAGAGGTCCGCCGAAGATGTTGGCGAAGCCCCTCCTGCCAAAGTGTTGGTGGAGGCATGTCATTGTGGTTCACAGAAGATGTTTGCGAAGACCCTCTAGCAAAGGTGTTTGGTGGAGGCGATGTTGGTGTAGATGCCGAAGGTGTCGACAAAGCCCCTCGTGTCGACGTGTTGACGAAGGCAAGTTATTTTGGTTTGTCGATGGTCGTACTACAAAGGTGTTTGGCGAAGGCGATGTAGGTGTAGACGCTGAAGGTGTCGACGAATACCCTCATGCCAAAGTTTTGGCAGAGGCGGTGTGGTGTAGATGCTGAAGGTGCCGAGGAAGCCCCTCGTGCCAAAGTTTTGGCAAAGGCAATGTTGGTGCAGCCGCCCAAGATGTCTGTGAAGTTCCTTTTGCCGAAGGACGGAGAAGTCATGTGAAAATGCACTTGAGTTGATAGGGTCCATTTTTCAGGGACTTAGGTTCAACGTTGTAGCTTCGTTGAATACTCAACTTGCTGGCAAGTTTTTTGACACTCGAAAAGACACCAACTTTCTACTTATTGCAAAACATGGTTAAGCTTATCTTTGTGTAGTTCTATTTGAGAAACGAACAAAGCTGAGGAGCTCAAACTTACTTCCTGTTTCATGGTGAACCTTTGGCAATATGTCAAACTCGGTTCCTTGTTGAGTAAACTTGTTAGCCCTCTTTTTGTGTGAACCACTAGCATAGGTGTACTCCGTTGTGATACAGAAAAGAGGTGTGAAATCAACCTCAACCTGGTTCATCTTTATTCTAACGTTCTTGACCGTGTGATCTTTGCTTGGTGCGTGTGGTAAGGTTGATGTCATCTAAGTTGACTTTCCATATAGAATTGTATTCATATAGGGGCTTGGCTAACTTGATTAAGATGATGATGTTTGCCATTGTGAATAAGCTCAACCAAGGTCTAAACATGACAAGCCTAGTTTAAATTCTTGTATTGCATGTGCTTTTCATATAACTGTGCATCACCAGAACTCCTCGATGGGCACCAAAGTGATCTAGGAGATGAAAAATGGTACTACATAGATTTCTGAAGTCACCAAAGCTCTACGCTCGGTGTGCACCAAAGAGTGACTCTAGATAGGTTCTTTTTTGCACTAGAAAGTGACTTTAGAGAAGTTCTTTATTGCTATTTTGGATGATAACATGCACCTGGACTCTGGTGCTTTACTAGAGAGATCACCAAAGTGATCAACAGTGCAACGACTAGTTTGAAAAGCCATTAGACTCTCCGGTTTACATGATTTCAATGCAAAAAATTGGtatagtggggcttataaatagagtgTGTGCTCGGGCTTTTGggctctcttggcacttctaactGATACACACTAACTAGAGCTCAAGAACACACTCCATTCACATAAGCATAGTTGAGATTGCATTTTTAGTGAGACCGAGACTTGATCTGGTGCATTTGCTTTGAGAGTTGGCACTAGTAATTGTTGATGATGCGAgactcttgttactcttggtgaatgtcgccacctagatgggtTAGAGGCAGCAGACTTTGTCAAGCACTGCTTGGAGAATGTGCAGGGGCTTCAAAGAAGGATTTGTGAGTAGATCTTGTGCTCATGCATCCTCGCTGATAAAGGCAAATAGCGACTCTAGTGGAATCGGGGTTGTTGGTGTACCTCTTGATCTAGCCAGCTCATACACTAACGCTCACATCGGAGCCGAGCTTGAGGGACCTTTGAGCTAGTAGAGGAGTGGCGATCCTTTGACATAACTCAACGAGGACGTAGGTGACCGGCAAGTCACCGAAGAACCTCAGGATATATTTCGGGTCATCTTCTTCCCACGGTTTGTTCATTCTACACTTGTTCTTTACTTTGTGTACTCTTTAGTCTTTGTTAGTGTAGTTGTTTAGCTCTTGTACCTTAGTTCGTGTAGTTGCTTGTGCTAGTCTTAGCTTAGTAGCTCCTCTTGTTGCTTCTGCTCCTAGCTTGTTAGTTATTTTAGTGAGTAGCTAGTTGCTTTACCTTCTTCACTAGATTTGTGTATGAGTGCTTGCTTGGCTTGCTAGACTAGGTGCAACTAATTGTTATTAGGGCTCACCTTTGTTACTAATGCGTGTGCCTAGTTGTATTGTGCCTTGCAAGATCTTTAATTGGCTATTCACCCCCACTCTAGCATCAGTTGGTCCTTACAATGTCTCTTAGGGTCCGTTTGGACCCTTTCATTTAGaggaattaaaatctacttaataaactaggctatttggcttgaaatttgaTATTCCACCACATTCCAAAGTTCAcgtataagcctatctcaaattcatagggcgggagatggaaattgattctatagatcaccatgctatgtttttactttgcaacttataacatgctcttcaactcgctcccttcggtagaaatgcaacacataagtatctctctcgtataactaacaataatatacaaatgtaatccatatacaaccatattagtttaattaatatgtgtccaaattatgattattaaaataaattcaattccaTGGATCCAAACGGGGGAGTTTGGAGACTTGGCATGGATTTGGATGCACATGGGGTTGCACCACATTGATTTAAGAAAATGCCAAGTAAGTGAGTATAATTCTTATGCCCAAACTCTAACTCTTGTTGATTTTAAGCTCATCTTTGTGTAGTTCTAATTGAGAAAAGAACAAAGCGCAGGAGGTCAAGCTTACTTCGTGCATCATGGTGAACTTTTGGCAATATGTCAAACTCAGTTCCTTGTTGAGTAAGCTTGTTAGCCCTCTTTTTGTGTGAACCATTAGCATAGGTGTACTCCTTTGTGATACAGAAAAGAGGTGTGAAATCAACGTCAACCTGGTTCCTCTTTATTCTAACGTGCTTAACCGAGTGATCTTTTTCTTGGCGCATGGTAAGGTTGATGTCGTCTAAGTTGACTTGCCATATAGAGTTGTATTCATATAAGGGCTTGGCTAATAAGTTGATTAAGATGATTATGTTTGCCATTGTGAATAAGCTCAACCAAGGTCTAAACATGACCGGCCTAGTTTAAATTCTTGTATTGCATGTGCTTTTTCATATAACTGTGCACTCACTTGTTTAGAATATATTTGACTGAAAGCGTCTTTCTCTCTCCCACCGAAAATCATATTCTAATGTGTGCGGTGTCCAGGAGCAAAATAACCGGTTTTTGCAATGGTACTCGGCAAACACACAAAATAGCGGTGACGAACAGTCAATTTCATCAAAGGGCGGTGTCTGCTAACAAAAATTGCCTCTAATATATCTTTATAGTTCTTTTTATGAAACTTGTGTGGAACTACTCCTACCTTTTATAATTGTAATTTACCATGTTTTCTTTTACCGGAAAGCACCCACTTAGTCTTCTACAGTCTACCACTAATAGCATACTAATCTCTCAATATGAAAATGATATCAAAATGTTATATTATATCTGTTTTGGAACCGAGACCTTCTGCTCAACCGTAAAGGACTTTGACCATTCccacagaaaaaaaaacaatcaGTCATTCAATTTGATTTCTAAAGATAGACAAAGTCGATTCAcctgacttcaaattgaaacatGCCCACACGTATATTTCAATAGTATATGCGAGAATCCTAAACAAAATATCAGAATCCATCTCCAGATGGATTTGATGTTTGATTCGTTTTGTTTTCGCTCACACAGTCACAGACTGTCAGTGCCGTCCCCAACCATCCCGTAAGGCGTAGGCCTGACGTCACCCAAGCCCTCGCCTCGCACGGGAgcacggcggccgcggcggcggaggaATGGCGAGGCGAAGCAGAGGTAGGCACCGGACCCGCGGACCGACCCGATGCGATCCAGCCAATTGGCGCTGCGCTCGCTCTCCCTGTTCGGATCTGACGGTTCGGTTCCGCCACAGGCGGCGGCATCATCACGGAGGCGGCGTCGAAGGCGGACGCGGCGGCGATGCGGGTGGTGTCCCACAGGGGCGCCGCGCGGCTGGTGCTCGTGTCGGCCATCGCCTGGGCCATGCTCGGCCTCGTCGCACTCGCCTTCCACCTCCGGCCCTGCAGCTCCCCCGTCGCGTTCCTCTCAGGTCAGCCAGTTTGGTCCCCCGCGGCTTCCCTCGCTGCTATCCATAGACCCACCGCAATGCCCTTCCCTGTTCTGCTGGCAGAATACTGTCACTATGGCTGCCCAGCTTCGTCTTTGCAGTGTGCAAATGCCCTGGGCTTGATGATGCATCGGTAGAGCAGTAGCAGAGGCTTGCCTGCTTACATTGCTTTGGAAGTTAGTAACTCAAGTAGTAACAGGACGGGCCGGTTATCCTATCCACATTCTTCACCGACAAGGAATGGAAACAGTATCTGATAACTACTAATTCTGTTGGTTATCTCACGTCTCCTTTCACATTCAGTATGCAATCGTGCATTAAGATGTCTTTCTTGTCAGTTATAGCTAATGTTCATCACTTCTTACTTGCTCATGCACACGATAATTATATGTTCTTCTAATACTTTATTTAATCTCTATTATGAATTTGTGATGCTGTTTCAGTGCTAGATCTTCTGAATATTATTTTCTTCAGACTATTTACTCTGAATTTAAATACCTTCTGGTCTTCCATAGACTGATTATCATAACAGTGGTACTTTGTCTTATCAATTATCATTACATACTTTGGCGTGCCTTGTATCTCTGCAGCCCTTTGCAAAAAAGACAATAAAGTTCTCTCTGTGTTGGACTCGATGGGGCTCTCATCGAAACCGCTCCACCGTAAGACTTGTGCCATAAAAAATTCTTTTGGTGGCCAAATTGTGACTGCTTCGTAGCCTCACATTGGTTAGTTCGATCTACAGGCTGCCCGATACCTGTTGCGGATGATCCAAATGCTGTTGCCATCCCAAAGAGGACTCCCAACACAATCGTAAAGAAGCTATCCTATATAACTATTGACAAACAGGATAAAGATCCTTCACCGCTGTTTGGAGGACGTCAAAACTGGAAACAGAGGGAGGAGAGCTTTAAACTGAATTCTACCATGAAGGTAACTACTTGCCTTTAATGTGTGCTTGTAAAATTTAAACTTGCTTGCACACTTGGTTCTTAATTTCTGTGCTATAGCTTTTCATTTAGTGGCAGTTAGTTCAACGATCAGTTAGATTCTCCTTTTGTAGATTAGGGCATTTGGCACTGAAGCATTTCCAGATTTTGTTGAATGCTAAATGAATGGGTCTGGTATCAAACTGCACATAAGGCAAATGAAGGAGTAACCCCTTTTACTATACCTTcactaggatttttttttttttgtgcaatGGGGAGAACTACATTCTGCATCCATGTGTTTTGATGTTTTCACCTTGCATTTGTTTTCCATTTGTGGTGTCTTGCAAACTACATCGGTGAAGTGCACACAATGTGCGAATTGTCTTGGAAACATCCTTGTGATCAAAATACCTGAAACTTTCTTACCCTACTTGACAGAAATTGCTTGCTACAGCATAGAACTTATTATGGACAATCTATGCATTGGACCAATCATCAGCTTAATATTTTTCGAGGTCCATAGATGATGAGGATCAGTCACTAGAATCTACACTGGAGTTATAATGTCGGTGACCAGTTAGTGTAGTTTTCTAGTGCTTGTCTGCTTTGGGCATACAATAAAAAGATATGACCTACAATTTCATCATTGTTTCAAAAGAACAGTGCACTTTTTCCCTCTAAACGGTACCTTATTACGGTCTTTTCATTTTCCTCATTTTCTGAATCTTAAGTTATGATGCTTTATCGTTAAGCCTCTGAACCTACAAGTGTTTGGCCTGTGATATGCCCAGGTGCACTGTGGATTTATGAAAAATAGCGGTGCGGATATGGATATCATTGATGTCAAGTACATACAGAAATGCAAATTTGTGGTTGCCTCTGGTATTTTTGATGGTTATGACATTCCCCATCAGCCATCAAATATTAGTCGTCGGTCTCAGAAACTGTTCTGCTTCCTAATGGTGGTAGATGAAGTATCTCTTGATTTTATTGAAAAGAATACAACCGTCAAGGTTGACAATGCTGGAGGAAAATGGGTTGGTATATGGCGACTTATAACGGTACATCGCCTCCCATTTGACGAACCCAGAAGGAATGGAAAAATACCAAAGATTTTAACGCACAGGCTATTTCCTCAAGCTTGGTATAGCATTTGGATTGATGGGAAAATGGAGCTCATAGTTGATCCACTGCTTATTCTTGAGAGGTTGGCTTTCTATCTGGAACCTCAGACACATCATATTGCTTTATCGATGATCTAAAATGGAAATTCTTTGCAGATATCTCTGGCGTGGAAAATACACATTTGCAGTAGCTGTCCATAAGCATCATAGGAGCATCTATGAAGAGGGTGATGCAATCAAACGACGGAAGCGGTATGCTCGTCCTTTGGTTGATCTTCAGATGAAGATGTACTATTATGAGGGGATGGAACCTTGGAGCCCAAAGAAAAAGATGCCTAGTGGTGAGTGAAATCACATATGCCCACAACATTCTACACAACTGTTGCTCGTTGCTTAACATCAATACTTTCAGAATCCATTGTTCCACTTCCACCAATCCACAGTGCTTAATAATCCGATTATAACTTGCAGATGTGCCGGAGGGAGCAGTGCTGATCCGGGAACACACAACGATGACCGATCTATTCAGCTGCCTCTGGTTCAACGAGGTCAATCTTTTCACACCACGTGATCAGATCAGCTTTGGCTACGTGGTGCATAGGCTCGGAGACGCTCTTAAGTTCTTCATGTTCCCCAACTGTGAATACAATTCGCTGTTCATCTTGCACAGACACACAAGAGAACACTCATCTAAAGTCGAATGGGCCAAAACAATCGATGAGATTGTGAAGAAGGGACTGAAGGAGAGTAGAGGAGGATTAGGGCTATGGACTCCGTATCCCGCAAATCTCAGCTCTGTGGAACTCCCTGCTGTAAAAAGAACTTCATCAGCTGGCTAGGATGTAAAATTTGTGGTCTCTGATTCTTTCATGGTTGTACAAAGTAGAAcacttattttttattttttcttttgccGCTCGCTTAATCAGATGAGATCATGTAATTCCTGTAGATTCTGTTGCAACTGAACACAGGGTGTACTGTAGGCTAATGCTTGGAGTATGTTGCTTCCAGTTCTGTGCAAAAGAACGGAGGAACGTAATCAACGGATTCATTTTGTAGGGATGAAACCATATGACTAATCATTAACATTTCACATTGCAATTCAACATAAGTATAAGAGAACAGAAGTGGCAGAGTACATAATTTTTCATCAGTAGTCGGACTCGGACACGGCTCCGGCCGTCCGCCGACGATCGGAATGGCCGTATCCTGCAGATGTCCCTGTTAGCACTGTGGAACTCGATCCTTGATGTATAAAGAACCTCGTCACAGATTTTTCCTCTACGTTTTCCTTTGGCTCAATCAGACGAGAGTATGTAATTTGCTGTATATTTCTATTGCAGCTGAACATTGCGAGTACTGTAGGATAACGCTTAAGCTTTGTTGCTTCCAGTTCTGTGCAAAATCGTTGAATTTGCAAAAGAACCGTGGAATGTAACAGATCGAATTCTTGTTTGTGGTGATGAAATCATACGTCCAGTCAACAACATTTCACATTGCAATTTTAACACTGGGGATTCATTTACACTCATTTATGTAGGTGCCATAAAAATATTGTTCACCATAGAAGATTCATGGTTCATCAGATCTGGTATAGGGATATCAAAACAACAATTAGAAGTTATAGCACCTGAAATTAATCAGCGCCAACGCATCATGCGCTTCTTCTAGATGAATCACTTTCCTTCCACCTGATACAATTCCATCAGCATTCTCTGATCTACCAAAAGTTCCTACACCAGAATCACAAGGGCCAACTCGAGTGGAAGGAATACAGGACCAGGTCTGCACCTCCTCACAAGTCACATCCACGTTTGACTGAAACAGTTGCTGTTTGGCCTCAGTGCCTCTTCACAAGCTCATGCCCCATCATGGTTCATCATATCTAGAAAACTCTCCGCGAAGGTAAAGGGATATCAAATCTACAATTACAAGTTATAACACGTCAAAATAATCGGTGCAACGCACCATGTGCTTCTCAATGAATTGTTCTTTCCACCTGACAATTCCAGCAGCATTCTCTGATCTACCAAAAGTTCCTTCACTAGACTCACAAGGACCAACTCGAGTGGAATACAAGACCAGGTCTGCACCTCCTCCCATCCACATTGAACACGATGCCAGGCTGCACGGCAGCAGTCTTCCCCAGATGCAGGTTCAGAAATCCCTCCACCTGAAACAGTTGTGGTTTGGCCTCAGTGCCTCTACGCAAGCTCACGCCCCATCCAAGGTCACCCTGCGGTGTATCTGATAGTGTTACGGCCCATCTCAGTAAACGTGAGTTTGGCTTCTTGTTGAACTCAATCCAGGCCCCGATTCTAGTGTCCTCATCAACTTCCAGTTCAAGATCAACACAACCTCCAGCAGTTGGTTTCCTCTTCCGAGGAATTACACTGGGTCCATGCAAAGCAGCAGACAGGGTCAACTTTATGTCATCTGGGAACTGGTACGAGATTTGCCCAAACTCTGTATAAACTCTGCTGGCTTCACCATCGTTTACTGGCCTCCCGGCAACTGAAATCAGCTCCGCAAGAGAAACAGCTAAGTCCTTCGATCTCAGTATTAGGCCACCACCATAACTGTGACTTTTACTCAGCAAAGGTGGCCTCAACGAAGAACGCAAACTGGCCAGCCAATGTTCCTGTCAAGCAAACTGTTACCTTACACATTAGAAGGCAAAatggtactccctccattccaaattataagatattttgacttttttagaaacgtagtttttgctatgtacttagatatacactatgtctagatacatagtaaaatcaatgtatctagaaaagtcaaaacgtcttataatttggaatggagggagtagtagtattAAAGGCATCACTGCTTGTCTAAAGAAATTACCTCCCGGATATTTTGGTCTGTTGAAAAATCTTTACATCTTGCTCCTTTTGGTACAGCAGCAACAGAAAATGAGTCATTGATATTCGACAGGTACATCAACTTTGACAGCGCAAAAGGGGTCTCAATTTTATCATTTTCTTGAGCCATGCATCTATGATCAGTGCTGAGCTCAACAAAGAGGGAGTCCTTCTTCCTGACGGGAGCCTCAAACACAAACCGTGAACTGATACCAGATTCTGTTTCTGAGATATCTCTTGGGAGCGAGCCAGCAACATTGATAACACCCTTGACCCGAGTGCTTTCTTCTGCGAATGGACCAACTTTGGTAGCTTTGAACAACGAGATCACTCTTTCAACTTTCTCTTGTCTCTCCCTCAACTGCATAATGTCATAAAACGCTTGTCGCTGCAAACGCTTCAAGATCTGTACCTGAAGTAAATAAAGAATGGAAGGTATATGAATCAGAGGCTCCAAAGGAAATGCCAAACAAAATCAAAAGCAGAAACCCATAATTGAACATCAAGTTTACCCCTGTCCCCTGACCCAAAAGCATGTCGCGAATAGAAAAGTCATTAAGGGCGCATGAGAAGAAAAGCACCACTTGTTGCCTTCTTGCTGGTGCAACACTAGACATTCCATTTTGCACATGTATTTTAGGAATTAGAACACCACACTTGTCTATCCCAGTATCTGTTTATATGAAAGAAACAGAAACAATCTATCACGTGTCCTTCTTAACTACTGGCACAAATTAATTGACCATGGTTAAATTCTGATAAACTTCTGATTGAATAAAACATGAATTACAAACCAAAAAAAAACATCTGTATCACAGGTTACCTAGCGCAGTCATGCAGCCTCATTGCT
This genomic stretch from Miscanthus floridulus cultivar M001 unplaced genomic scaffold, ASM1932011v1 os_2779_1_2, whole genome shotgun sequence harbors:
- the LOC136535425 gene encoding probable hexosyltransferase MUCI70; protein product: MARRSRGGGIITEAASKADAAAMRVVSHRGAARLVLVSAIAWAMLGLVALAFHLRPCSSPVAFLSALCKKDNKVLSVLDSMGLSSKPLHRCPIPVADDPNAVAIPKRTPNTIVKKLSYITIDKQDKDPSPLFGGRQNWKQREESFKLNSTMKVHCGFMKNSGADMDIIDVKYIQKCKFVVASGIFDGYDIPHQPSNISRRSQKLFCFLMVVDEVSLDFIEKNTTVKVDNAGGKWVGIWRLITVHRLPFDEPRRNGKIPKILTHRLFPQAWYSIWIDGKMELIVDPLLILERYLWRGKYTFAVAVHKHHRSIYEEGDAIKRRKRYARPLVDLQMKMYYYEGMEPWSPKKKMPSDVPEGAVLIREHTTMTDLFSCLWFNEVNLFTPRDQISFGYVVHRLGDALKFFMFPNCEYNSLFILHRHTREHSSKVEWAKTIDEIVKKGLKESRGGLGLWTPYPANLSSVELPAVKRTSSAG